Proteins encoded by one window of Streptomyces clavuligerus:
- a CDS encoding nucleoside-diphosphate kinase — MTTSRPDETTPAAAERTLVLIKPDALLRGLAGRVLTRFEEAALKVVGVKMRTMDDAFIRRHYFDLEDRLGPAVYNRSAAFMKQSPIIAFVLEGYDAVATVRKLIGASCPNEAAPGTIRGDFSHFSSAASSATGKGMANVVHASANRREAAYEVELWFAPEELHDYRTLAETLTY, encoded by the coding sequence GTGACCACTTCCCGACCCGACGAAACCACCCCCGCGGCGGCGGAGCGCACCCTGGTGCTCATCAAGCCGGACGCCCTGCTGCGCGGCCTGGCGGGCCGGGTGCTGACCCGCTTCGAGGAGGCCGCCCTCAAGGTCGTGGGGGTGAAGATGCGGACCATGGACGACGCCTTCATCCGGAGGCACTACTTCGACCTGGAGGACCGTCTCGGTCCGGCCGTCTACAACCGGTCCGCCGCATTCATGAAACAGAGTCCGATCATCGCCTTTGTCCTTGAGGGGTACGACGCGGTGGCCACCGTCCGGAAACTCATCGGCGCTTCATGCCCCAATGAGGCCGCTCCGGGAACGATACGCGGTGACTTCTCCCATTTCAGCAGCGCGGCGAGCAGCGCCACCGGCAAGGGCATGGCCAACGTCGTGCACGCCTCCGCGAATCGGCGGGAGGCCGCGTACGAGGTGGAGCTGTGGTTCGCCCCGGAGGAGCTGCACGACTACCGGACGCTCGCCGAGACACTGACCTACTGA
- a CDS encoding MarR family winged helix-turn-helix transcriptional regulator codes for MAEMGPSAELGMLLVGINRLARRILRGGLTGPPLRGAQVELLRLVRASPGTRVSAAARELRLAGNSVSTLVHQLTALGLLERAADPRDGRAVLLSVTPEANRRLTVWEDRRAALFARQFARLGPADRTALAAALPALRALAAHLHEEAAAADSSARTTGEEAPAR; via the coding sequence ATGGCTGAAATGGGGCCTAGTGCGGAGCTGGGGATGCTGCTGGTCGGGATCAACCGTCTGGCCCGCAGAATTCTGCGCGGCGGGCTGACCGGGCCGCCGCTGCGCGGGGCCCAGGTCGAACTGCTGCGACTGGTGCGGGCCAGCCCCGGCACACGGGTCTCCGCCGCCGCCCGGGAGCTGCGTCTCGCGGGCAACTCGGTCTCCACCCTCGTCCACCAGCTCACCGCCCTCGGGCTGCTGGAACGGGCCGCCGATCCACGCGACGGACGGGCGGTCCTGCTCAGCGTGACCCCCGAGGCGAACCGCAGGCTCACGGTCTGGGAGGACCGCAGGGCGGCGCTCTTCGCCCGGCAGTTCGCCCGGCTCGGCCCGGCCGACCGGACGGCGCTCGCCGCGGCGCTGCCCGCCCTGCGCGCCCTGGCGGCGCACCTCCACGAGGAGGCCGCCGCAGCGGACTCCTCCGCGCGGACCACAGGAGAGGAGGCACCGGCCCGATGA
- a CDS encoding CYTH domain-containing protein, whose product MATEIERKFVVGDLGAVLRIPAVTVRQGYLARSTDEEVRVRQIGDEYTLTVKKGNGLQRSEFEILIDASQFNALWPATEGSRIAKTRREVELPENRLAHVDVFEGHLEGLATVEVEFADTGAAGAFTPPAWFGREVTEDRRYSNKVLSSEGAPV is encoded by the coding sequence GTGGCTACCGAGATCGAGCGAAAATTCGTCGTGGGAGACCTCGGTGCAGTTCTGCGGATTCCGGCGGTGACGGTGCGCCAGGGATACCTGGCGCGCAGCACCGACGAGGAGGTACGCGTCCGCCAGATAGGCGACGAGTACACGCTCACCGTGAAAAAGGGCAACGGACTCCAGCGGTCGGAGTTCGAGATCTTGATCGACGCTTCGCAATTCAATGCGCTCTGGCCTGCGACAGAAGGAAGCCGCATCGCCAAGACCCGCCGTGAGGTGGAGCTGCCGGAGAACCGTCTCGCCCATGTCGATGTCTTTGAGGGCCACCTCGAAGGGCTGGCCACCGTGGAGGTGGAGTTCGCCGATACCGGGGCCGCCGGGGCCTTCACCCCGCCCGCCTGGTTCGGGCGTGAGGTGACGGAGGACCGCCGTTACTCGAACAAGGTGCTCAGCTCGGAAGGGGCACCCGTATGA
- a CDS encoding ABC transporter ATP-binding protein: protein MTRRTDHGTGATGTADPTGTAAAIECTDLAYRFGETRAVDGVDFTVEPGEVFGLLGPNGAGKTTAIRAITTLLPVPAGMIRVFGHDVARERMPVRRLLGYVPQQLSADGSLTGRENVGLFAKVYDVPRRERRPRVDEALAAVGLTDAADRLVSTYSGGMVRRLELAQALVSAPRLLILDEPTIGLDPIARTSVWARLTDVRRATGMTVLVTTHYMDEADQYCDRVALMHLGRIRALGTPAQLKEELRELRRHTGAAASGTATLEDVFRHHAGSGLDDDHAGGGFRDVRSTRRTASRLG from the coding sequence ATGACCCGCCGTACCGACCACGGCACCGGAGCGACCGGCACCGCGGACCCCACCGGCACCGCCGCCGCGATCGAGTGCACCGATCTCGCGTACCGCTTCGGCGAGACCCGCGCCGTCGACGGCGTCGACTTCACCGTCGAACCGGGCGAGGTCTTCGGCCTCCTCGGCCCCAACGGCGCGGGCAAGACGACCGCGATCCGGGCCATCACCACCCTGCTCCCGGTGCCCGCCGGAATGATCCGGGTCTTCGGCCACGACGTCGCCCGGGAGCGGATGCCGGTGCGCAGGCTGCTCGGCTACGTCCCCCAGCAGCTCTCCGCCGACGGCTCGCTCACCGGCCGTGAGAACGTCGGTCTCTTCGCCAAGGTGTACGACGTACCGCGCCGCGAACGCCGCCCCCGGGTGGACGAGGCCCTGGCCGCCGTGGGTCTCACGGACGCGGCCGACCGCCTGGTCAGCACCTACTCCGGCGGTATGGTCCGCCGTCTCGAACTCGCCCAGGCCCTGGTCAGCGCCCCTCGGCTGCTCATCCTGGACGAGCCGACCATCGGGCTCGACCCCATCGCCCGGACGAGCGTCTGGGCCCGGCTGACCGACGTACGGCGGGCCACCGGCATGACCGTGCTGGTGACCACGCACTACATGGACGAGGCGGACCAGTACTGCGACCGCGTGGCCCTGATGCACCTGGGCCGCATCCGGGCGCTCGGCACACCGGCACAGCTCAAGGAGGAGCTGAGGGAGCTGCGGCGGCACACCGGCGCGGCGGCGTCCGGGACGGCCACGCTGGAGGACGTCTTCCGCCACCACGCGGGCAGCGGCCTCGACGACGATCACGCGGGAGGTGGATTCCGCGATGTGCGCAGCACCCGCCGAACGGCATCCCGGCTCGGCTGA
- a CDS encoding ABC transporter permease: MSDAATAPAPGPAPASADGASAPAAPEPAPAPGLLLSAPRARPGWAALPSRIAALCTVELQKLRHDRTEIYTRAVQPALWLLIFGETFTRIRAIPTGPVPYLDYLAPGIIAQSAMFIAIFYGIQIIWERDAGVLSKLLVTPTPRAALVTGKAFASGVKAVIQAAVVVLIAAVLGVALTWNPLKLAGVVVAVVLGSAFFSCLSMSIAGIVLTRDRLMGIGQAITMPLFFASNALYPLALMPGWLQAVAKVNPLSYEVDALRGLLIGTPAHLPLDFAVLCFAAAVGIACASALMGRLAR, from the coding sequence GTGTCCGACGCCGCCACGGCACCGGCCCCCGGGCCGGCACCGGCCTCCGCCGACGGCGCCTCCGCGCCCGCCGCCCCGGAGCCCGCACCCGCCCCCGGTCTGCTGCTCTCGGCCCCCCGGGCCCGCCCCGGCTGGGCCGCGCTGCCCTCGCGGATCGCCGCCCTGTGCACCGTGGAGTTGCAGAAGCTGCGCCACGACCGCACCGAGATCTACACCCGGGCGGTGCAGCCCGCGCTCTGGCTGCTGATCTTCGGCGAGACCTTCACCCGTATCCGGGCCATCCCCACCGGCCCGGTGCCGTATCTCGACTATCTCGCGCCCGGGATCATCGCCCAGTCCGCGATGTTCATCGCCATCTTCTACGGCATCCAGATCATCTGGGAGCGGGACGCGGGCGTCCTCAGCAAACTGCTGGTGACACCCACCCCGCGAGCCGCCCTCGTCACCGGCAAGGCGTTCGCGTCCGGGGTGAAGGCGGTGATCCAGGCGGCGGTGGTCGTCCTCATCGCCGCCGTGCTGGGCGTGGCGCTCACCTGGAACCCCCTGAAGCTGGCGGGCGTCGTGGTGGCCGTCGTCCTCGGGTCGGCGTTCTTCTCCTGTCTCTCCATGAGCATCGCGGGCATCGTCCTCACCCGGGACCGGCTGATGGGCATCGGCCAGGCGATCACCATGCCGCTCTTCTTCGCCTCGAACGCCCTCTACCCGCTGGCCCTGATGCCGGGCTGGCTCCAGGCCGTCGCGAAGGTCAACCCGCTGAGCTACGAGGTCGACGCCCTGCGGGGGCTGCTCATCGGCACCCCGGCCCATCTCCCGCTGGACTTCGCCGTGCTCTGCTTCGCCGCGGCCGTGGGCATCGCCTGCGCCTCCGCCCTGATGGGCCGCCTGGCCCGCTGA
- a CDS encoding HAD family hydrolase has product MRPLMIVSDLDGTLLDSRGGISERTRAAVRAAHRAGHVFVLASARPVRDVRPIAEALGHRAIAVCSNGAVSYDYARDTVVDHHPMEQADAMGVITALRRRFPGVRLGCERWPDLLLEDGFALDPALSPEARRVRALEEEIDGRGLGKLIVQTEGSAHDYYRVAADALPPGLATVTVSTPAFCEITRRGVTKAMALDLLAGRLSIPVERVVAFGDMPNDLPMLRWAGRSVAMANAHPDVLAAADETTLSNDEDGVAHRLEALLAEASDCAPGSPAPLPPPSPRTTAHRTAQRDKEHPWT; this is encoded by the coding sequence ATGAGGCCCCTGATGATCGTCTCCGACCTCGACGGCACCCTGCTCGACTCCCGGGGCGGGATATCGGAGCGCACCCGGGCCGCGGTCCGGGCGGCACACCGGGCCGGTCATGTCTTCGTGCTGGCCAGCGCGCGGCCCGTGCGCGATGTACGGCCCATCGCCGAGGCCCTCGGCCATCGGGCCATCGCGGTGTGCAGCAACGGGGCCGTCTCCTACGACTACGCCCGCGACACCGTCGTGGACCACCACCCCATGGAGCAGGCCGACGCCATGGGGGTGATCACGGCGCTCCGGCGGCGGTTCCCCGGCGTCCGGCTGGGCTGCGAACGCTGGCCGGACCTCCTCCTGGAGGACGGGTTCGCGCTCGACCCCGCCCTCAGCCCCGAGGCCCGCCGGGTCCGCGCGCTGGAGGAGGAGATCGACGGACGCGGTCTGGGCAAGCTCATCGTCCAGACGGAGGGGTCGGCCCACGACTACTACCGGGTCGCCGCCGACGCCCTGCCCCCCGGTCTGGCCACGGTGACGGTGTCCACCCCGGCGTTCTGCGAGATCACCCGCCGGGGTGTCACCAAGGCCATGGCCCTGGACCTGCTCGCCGGCCGGCTGTCCATCCCCGTCGAACGGGTGGTCGCCTTCGGGGACATGCCCAACGACCTGCCCATGCTCCGCTGGGCGGGCCGCTCCGTGGCGATGGCCAACGCCCATCCGGACGTGCTCGCCGCCGCGGACGAGACCACCCTCTCCAACGACGAGGACGGAGTGGCGCACCGGCTGGAAGCCCTGCTGGCCGAGGCGTCCGACTGTGCACCCGGCTCCCCGGCCCCGTTGCCCCCGCCGTCCCCGCGAACGACAGCACACCGAACAGCACAGCGAGACAAGGAACACCCGTGGACATAG
- a CDS encoding NUDIX domain-containing protein yields the protein MPENGPIRRPSVRVHDTEILSEGWFALRQYRLDVTRTDGATQRLSRIDLRRGDRAAVLLHAPAAGTVVLTSQFRLPVFLHGDPHGRLTEAPGGLLDESGAEEAVRREAEEETGFTVTGLRRAFTTYLCPQLSSERTHLFTGEYDPAIRPGPGGGEVDEGEDIHVLELPLEQALERVLNEEAADAKTLLLLLHARNQGLCAR from the coding sequence GTGCCTGAGAACGGACCGATCCGTCGGCCGTCGGTCCGGGTGCACGACACCGAGATCCTGAGCGAAGGCTGGTTCGCCCTGCGCCAGTACCGTCTCGACGTCACCCGGACCGACGGCGCGACCCAGCGGCTGTCGCGGATCGACCTCCGCCGCGGCGACCGGGCGGCCGTCCTCCTCCATGCGCCGGCCGCCGGTACGGTGGTCCTCACCAGCCAGTTCCGCCTACCGGTCTTTCTCCACGGAGATCCGCACGGCCGACTGACCGAGGCCCCCGGCGGACTCCTCGACGAGTCCGGGGCGGAGGAAGCGGTCCGGCGGGAGGCCGAGGAGGAGACCGGATTCACGGTCACCGGATTGCGCAGGGCGTTCACGACCTATCTCTGCCCCCAGCTCAGCAGCGAGCGGACCCACCTCTTCACCGGTGAGTACGACCCCGCGATCCGCCCGGGCCCCGGGGGCGGCGAAGTGGACGAGGGCGAGGACATCCACGTTCTCGAACTCCCGCTGGAACAGGCCCTGGAACGGGTCCTGAACGAAGAGGCCGCCGACGCCAAGACCCTGCTTCTGCTGCTGCACGCCCGGAATCAGGGACTCTGCGCCCGCTGA
- a CDS encoding Gfo/Idh/MocA family protein, whose protein sequence is MDIAIVGTGRDSGVHARWISECPAFSVTAVACDRAAEAEAEAGTDGFGTGTGEAGTVGSGRSGSGTAGSGAVGTGAGAVLDAVRTYHPHAEPAADALALIRHGRIDAVALTGPADGHGLGPARDTLVSEALARGLLVMCEAPLARDRSTALRLAEEAHTRAARAHVALPLRENPALRHARKALAEGAIGDLLTLDVELHDGAAGPDRTAPGRRAAGVLVERGTHALDLVPWLTGTDLWEVASAWTHRVQDTPYPARETDRPDRGGDDIAQAELRTVVRPARARVTVSRTPAPRPQLLVTVRGDRGVLHTRVDTADGSGLLTLATGAREAQQVFGAHPMNPYRRLADDPHARVGLTPGFDDGLAALTLVDAVLTASGTERRQGSVPGNR, encoded by the coding sequence GTGGACATAGCGATAGTCGGAACCGGACGGGACAGCGGCGTCCACGCGCGCTGGATCTCCGAGTGTCCCGCGTTCTCCGTGACGGCGGTGGCCTGCGACCGGGCCGCCGAAGCCGAAGCCGAAGCCGGGACCGACGGATTCGGGACCGGGACCGGTGAGGCCGGGACCGTCGGATCCGGACGCTCCGGATCCGGAACCGCCGGATCGGGAGCCGTCGGGACCGGAGCCGGGGCCGTTCTCGACGCCGTCCGGACGTACCATCCACACGCCGAACCCGCCGCGGACGCCCTGGCCCTGATCCGGCACGGACGGATCGACGCGGTGGCCCTCACCGGCCCGGCGGACGGCCACGGCCTCGGACCCGCCCGCGACACGCTGGTGTCGGAGGCGCTGGCCCGCGGACTCCTCGTGATGTGCGAGGCCCCGCTCGCCCGCGACCGCTCCACCGCGCTGCGGCTCGCCGAAGAGGCCCACACCCGGGCCGCACGTGCCCATGTGGCCCTCCCGCTGCGGGAGAACCCCGCACTGCGGCACGCCCGGAAGGCCCTGGCCGAAGGCGCGATCGGCGACCTCCTCACCCTCGATGTCGAACTGCACGACGGCGCCGCGGGACCGGACCGCACCGCACCGGGCCGCCGGGCCGCCGGTGTCCTCGTGGAACGGGGCACGCACGCCCTCGACCTGGTGCCCTGGCTGACCGGGACGGACCTGTGGGAGGTGGCGTCCGCCTGGACCCACCGCGTTCAGGACACCCCGTACCCGGCCCGGGAGACGGACCGCCCGGACCGCGGCGGCGACGACATCGCCCAGGCCGAACTGCGCACCGTCGTCCGCCCGGCCAGGGCCCGGGTGACCGTGTCACGGACCCCCGCGCCCCGGCCGCAGCTCCTCGTCACCGTCCGTGGCGACCGAGGAGTCCTGCACACCCGGGTCGACACCGCCGACGGCTCCGGGCTGCTCACCCTCGCGACCGGAGCGCGGGAGGCCCAGCAGGTCTTCGGCGCCCACCCCATGAACCCCTACCGCCGTCTCGCCGACGACCCGCACGCCCGGGTCGGCCTGACCCCCGGATTCGATGACGGACTCGCCGCTCTGACACTCGTCGACGCGGTACTGACAGCCAGTGGAACGGAAAGGAGGCAGGGCAGTGTCCCTGGAAACCGCTGA
- a CDS encoding response regulator transcription factor, producing MEDEEGDGAEGLRVLWLAHDEVSFHGLPILLARLTLVRLYRLCRTVEAFHGLLQEERFDICVVPSQSYSAPVATWVGQTGARLVLTSPHARRPSFGDTADGARGADAWLQEQRIDCHVIQRVLQQLVDANAGPDGAERSPHSSGTLLERGLNRVTQRERAVLSLLAQGLSNQQIARALGISIHGVKRHVSNLLIKLDSSNRTEVALKVTQLGLLPTYRN from the coding sequence GTGGAGGACGAAGAGGGGGACGGAGCCGAGGGCCTGAGGGTTCTGTGGCTCGCGCACGACGAGGTGTCCTTCCACGGACTTCCCATTCTGCTGGCCCGGCTGACCCTGGTACGGCTCTACCGGCTCTGCCGGACCGTGGAGGCGTTCCACGGGCTGCTCCAGGAGGAACGTTTCGACATCTGTGTGGTGCCCTCGCAGTCGTACTCGGCGCCCGTGGCCACCTGGGTGGGGCAGACCGGGGCCCGGCTGGTCCTCACCAGCCCGCACGCCCGGCGGCCGTCCTTCGGTGACACGGCCGACGGGGCGAGGGGAGCGGACGCCTGGCTCCAGGAGCAGCGCATCGACTGCCATGTGATCCAGCGGGTCCTCCAGCAACTCGTCGACGCGAACGCGGGCCCGGACGGGGCGGAGCGCTCGCCCCACTCCTCCGGAACGCTGCTGGAACGGGGCCTGAACCGGGTGACCCAGCGGGAGCGCGCGGTGCTGTCGCTGCTGGCACAGGGGTTGAGCAATCAGCAGATCGCGCGCGCCCTCGGCATCTCCATCCACGGGGTCAAGCGGCATGTCTCCAATCTGCTGATCAAGCTCGACAGCTCCAACCGCACCGAGGTGGCCCTGAAGGTCACCCAGCTCGGTCTGCTGCCCACCTACCGGAACTGA
- a CDS encoding MFS transporter, with translation MLAAYRSCLSPQHSKYLLISNLLGRLPNGMAPLAIALFLRSQGLGFGTVGAVTALYGLSMAVGGPLLGRAVDRFGQVRVLPVSAGISAVGFLALVGAGDGSVAAASAAAVLAGLFSPPLEPCLRTLWPSVLKDPRDISAAYALDASLQEVVFVAGPLLVVGLTSVADPSVALVVTTVAMLVGTLAYIVPEPVRHWRAEPRTPDWAGPLRSVRLRQLLVSLAFVGAGLGALNIATVAYQEHVGSDGLSGILLGVNAAGALIGGLYYGAREWRADTSQRLTVLLLGMFLCNLPLVLVPHPIVVGVLVFCSGLFLAPALTCGFAIIGEVAPQGTVTEAFAWMVTAVLAGNALGSSTAGTAEQQVGIWASFLVLVVAGAVAFATAALFRRGRSGFGGPTALSGKQAAS, from the coding sequence ATGCTGGCCGCCTACCGGAGCTGCCTCAGCCCGCAGCACTCCAAGTACCTGCTCATCTCCAATCTGCTCGGCCGACTGCCCAACGGCATGGCACCGCTGGCCATCGCGCTGTTCCTGCGCTCCCAGGGGCTGGGATTCGGGACGGTCGGAGCCGTCACCGCGCTCTACGGTCTCTCCATGGCCGTGGGCGGCCCGCTGCTGGGACGGGCGGTGGACCGCTTCGGCCAGGTCCGTGTCCTGCCCGTCAGCGCCGGGATCTCGGCCGTCGGCTTCCTGGCGCTGGTGGGGGCCGGCGACGGCAGTGTGGCCGCGGCCTCGGCGGCGGCCGTCCTCGCCGGTCTCTTCTCGCCGCCCCTGGAGCCCTGTCTGCGCACCCTGTGGCCCAGCGTCCTCAAGGACCCGCGCGACATCAGCGCCGCCTACGCGCTCGACGCCTCGCTCCAGGAGGTCGTCTTCGTGGCCGGGCCGCTGCTGGTGGTCGGGCTGACCTCGGTCGCCGATCCGTCCGTCGCGCTCGTCGTCACCACCGTCGCCATGCTCGTCGGGACCCTCGCCTATATCGTCCCCGAGCCCGTGCGGCACTGGCGGGCCGAGCCCAGGACACCCGACTGGGCCGGGCCCCTGCGCTCCGTGCGGCTGCGGCAGTTGCTCGTGAGCCTGGCCTTCGTCGGCGCGGGCCTGGGCGCGCTCAACATCGCGACCGTCGCCTACCAGGAGCACGTCGGCAGCGACGGACTCTCCGGCATCCTGCTGGGCGTCAACGCGGCCGGTGCCCTCATCGGCGGCCTCTACTACGGGGCCCGCGAGTGGCGGGCCGACACCTCGCAGCGGCTGACCGTGCTGCTGCTGGGCATGTTCCTGTGCAATCTGCCGCTGGTCCTGGTCCCGCACCCGATCGTCGTCGGGGTCCTCGTCTTCTGCTCGGGGCTCTTTCTGGCCCCCGCGCTGACCTGCGGATTCGCCATCATCGGCGAGGTCGCGCCGCAGGGCACCGTCACCGAGGCGTTCGCCTGGATGGTCACCGCCGTCCTCGCGGGCAACGCCCTGGGCAGCTCGACCGCGGGCACCGCCGAACAGCAGGTCGGCATCTGGGCCTCCTTCCTCGTCCTCGTGGTGGCGGGAGCGGTCGCGTTCGCGACGGCCGCGCTCTTCCGCCGGGGCCGAAGCGGCTTCGGCGGCCCCACCGCCCTGAGCGGGAAGCAGGCCGCGTCATGA
- a CDS encoding NAD(P)-dependent oxidoreductase produces the protein MTRVAVLGLGAMGRSVVTRLLLAGHEVLVWNRDRTACERLSAGPVVPVATPAEAARRAEAVILVVSDENAVRDVVSGPDGVAAGAAASPVTLIQMSTVAPATLHWLAGALPEGSPVLDAPVMAGPGKLAAGRGTVYVGGSEELVRQWTPLLRDIGEISHVGPVGAASAAKLVANSALFGIVALLGESVALAEGLGLDRDTAFEVLAATPLAAQAERRRASMEADEYPTRFSLRLAAKDARLIHEAAEEGGVELRIGAATRSWITGAQDSGYEEEDYTVILRAAAAGKQQTPERP, from the coding sequence ATGACCCGCGTCGCGGTGCTGGGTCTCGGCGCCATGGGCCGGTCCGTGGTGACCCGGCTGCTGCTCGCCGGGCATGAGGTCCTGGTGTGGAACCGGGACCGCACGGCCTGCGAGCGGCTGTCCGCCGGGCCCGTCGTCCCGGTCGCCACCCCCGCCGAGGCGGCCCGCCGGGCCGAGGCCGTGATCCTGGTGGTCTCCGACGAGAACGCCGTGCGGGACGTGGTGTCGGGGCCGGACGGTGTCGCGGCGGGGGCCGCCGCATCGCCCGTCACACTGATCCAGATGTCCACCGTGGCACCGGCCACCCTGCACTGGCTCGCGGGCGCGCTGCCCGAGGGCTCCCCGGTGCTGGACGCCCCCGTCATGGCGGGCCCCGGAAAGCTCGCGGCGGGCAGGGGGACGGTGTACGTCGGGGGCTCCGAGGAGCTGGTGCGCCAGTGGACGCCCCTGCTGCGGGACATCGGGGAGATCTCGCACGTCGGCCCGGTGGGGGCGGCGTCCGCCGCGAAACTCGTCGCGAACTCGGCGCTCTTCGGGATCGTGGCCCTGCTCGGGGAGTCCGTGGCCCTCGCGGAGGGCCTGGGCCTGGACCGGGACACGGCCTTCGAGGTGCTCGCGGCCACCCCGCTGGCCGCCCAGGCGGAGCGCCGCCGCGCCTCGATGGAGGCGGACGAGTACCCCACCCGGTTCTCGCTGCGGCTCGCGGCCAAGGACGCCCGGCTCATCCACGAGGCGGCCGAGGAGGGCGGTGTGGAGCTGCGGATCGGCGCCGCCACGCGTTCCTGGATCACCGGGGCCCAGGACTCGGGGTACGAAGAGGAGGACTACACGGTCATCCTCCGCGCGGCGGCGGCCGGGAAGCAGCAGACACCGGAACGGCCCTGA
- a CDS encoding SDR family oxidoreductase: protein MRSADPAGTPVALVSGANRGTGLAIARELHDRGYRVAALNRTLRHEEWLDEFPCDLADPDAVDGAVGAVLARFGRIDVCVTNAVDRVFAPVAEMDPADWDRSLAVNLTSVFRIVRASLPAVRAAGGLYVILGSHAGTRFFEGGASYSATKAALKALVETVLLEERVHGVRATLVSPGAIANEDGDDTPYKMATGSVARCVGALVQDQPSDLVIGDIELRPAQLPDPEISGIARLQHV from the coding sequence ATGAGATCGGCTGACCCCGCCGGTACCCCGGTCGCCCTCGTCAGCGGGGCGAACCGGGGGACCGGGCTGGCCATCGCCCGGGAGCTGCACGACCGCGGCTACCGGGTGGCCGCCCTCAACCGCACCCTGCGCCACGAGGAGTGGCTGGACGAGTTCCCGTGCGACCTCGCCGACCCGGACGCCGTGGACGGCGCGGTCGGCGCGGTGCTCGCCCGCTTCGGACGGATCGACGTCTGTGTCACCAACGCCGTGGACCGCGTCTTCGCGCCCGTCGCCGAGATGGACCCCGCGGACTGGGACCGCTCCCTGGCGGTCAACCTCACCTCCGTCTTCCGTATCGTGCGGGCCTCACTCCCGGCGGTCCGCGCCGCGGGCGGCCTGTATGTGATCCTCGGCAGCCACGCCGGCACCCGCTTCTTCGAGGGCGGGGCCTCCTACAGCGCCACCAAGGCGGCCCTCAAGGCGCTGGTGGAGACGGTGCTGCTGGAGGAACGGGTGCACGGGGTGCGCGCCACCCTGGTCAGCCCCGGCGCCATCGCCAACGAGGACGGGGACGACACCCCGTACAAGATGGCCACCGGGTCCGTCGCCCGCTGTGTCGGCGCCCTCGTCCAGGACCAGCCGTCCGACCTGGTCATCGGCGATATCGAGCTCCGTCCCGCCCAGTTGCCCGACCCCGAGATCTCCGGTATCGCCCGCCTCCAGCACGTGTGA
- a CDS encoding phosphoribosylaminoimidazolesuccinocarboxamide synthase: protein MSDAELLAVRDAGTPDIEGRSKRIWLLSGGLCVVEMIPSLRSFTYSRDELVEETGPLRLEFYDRAAARLAKGGVRTGFVRRLAPTVYLSEFHEAPPFEVVVKNRAVGSTLVKYPGLFPANSELPKPVVKFDYRIDPEDQPIGEDYLRALDLPVEEFRRIALAVNDTLISWLAPLEVWDFCIILGLDPQGEPVLISEVSPDCMRLRHPDGSSLDKDLFRHGASSEELVTAWQRLLDEIG from the coding sequence ATGAGCGACGCGGAACTGCTCGCCGTCCGCGACGCGGGCACGCCGGACATCGAAGGGCGCTCCAAGCGCATCTGGCTGCTTTCCGGCGGACTGTGTGTGGTGGAGATGATTCCCAGCCTGCGCAGTTTCACCTACAGCCGGGATGAACTCGTCGAGGAGACCGGCCCGTTGCGGCTGGAATTCTACGATCGTGCCGCCGCCCGGCTCGCCAAGGGAGGCGTCCGGACCGGATTCGTCCGCCGACTGGCCCCGACGGTCTATCTCTCCGAGTTCCACGAGGCGCCGCCGTTCGAGGTCGTCGTGAAGAACCGGGCCGTCGGCTCGACCCTGGTGAAATACCCTGGACTCTTTCCGGCCAACTCCGAACTTCCCAAGCCCGTGGTGAAGTTCGACTACCGGATCGACCCCGAGGACCAGCCCATCGGCGAGGACTATCTGCGCGCCCTGGATCTCCCGGTCGAGGAGTTCCGGCGGATCGCCCTCGCCGTGAACGACACCCTGATCTCCTGGCTCGCCCCGCTGGAGGTCTGGGACTTCTGCATCATCCTCGGACTCGACCCGCAGGGCGAGCCCGTGCTGATCTCCGAGGTGTCGCCCGACTGCATGCGGCTGCGCCACCCGGACGGCTCCTCCCTCGACAAGGACCTCTTCCGGCACGGCGCCTCCTCGGAGGAGCTGGTCACCGCGTGGCAGAGGCTGCTCGATGAGATCGGCTGA